In Bythopirellula goksoeyrii, a single window of DNA contains:
- a CDS encoding DUF3124 domain-containing protein — MAKIEDSDVDAFMRRFWLILLVCFLVLVVPIFLAAWYMERRLDTVADALRFQAPQAMDESLLDEKLELLTAHPVQGQTVYVPAYSHVYHEDGKPHLLTITLSVRNTSLDRPIIVSSVRYYNTKGNEVKSYLDKPLPLGPLATTEFLIERDDTSGGSGANFLVEWVSNEPVTEPIIEAVMIDTRSQQGISFARSGKVIKEKSPENENPMTN; from the coding sequence ATGGCGAAGATTGAAGACTCGGATGTCGACGCGTTCATGCGTCGATTTTGGTTGATACTCTTGGTCTGTTTTCTGGTGCTTGTCGTGCCGATTTTCTTGGCCGCATGGTACATGGAACGCCGACTCGATACGGTGGCCGATGCCCTGCGATTTCAAGCTCCACAGGCTATGGATGAGTCGCTCCTAGATGAGAAACTAGAACTACTGACAGCGCATCCGGTGCAGGGGCAAACAGTTTACGTCCCCGCTTATTCGCATGTCTATCACGAAGATGGCAAGCCGCATCTGCTGACAATTACGTTGAGCGTTCGAAATACGAGTCTCGACCGGCCGATCATTGTGAGCTCGGTGCGATACTATAATACCAAGGGTAACGAAGTAAAATCCTATCTCGACAAACCACTGCCGTTAGGTCCACTCGCGACGACAGAATTTCTCATCGAGCGCGATGACACCTCCGGGGGAAGTGGCGCGAATTTTCTGGTGGAGTGGGTTTCCAACGAGCCGGTCACCGAACCAATCATCGAGGCTGTGATGATCGACACCAGATCGCAACAGGGAATTTCCTTTGCGCGAAGCGGAAAGGTGATCAAGGAGAAGTCGCCAGAAAACGAAAACCCAATGACCAATTAA
- a CDS encoding ABC transporter permease, producing MLGQRLLPWDYGVRNLFRRPTRSALTLGGLTIVVLLVLVVVGFIRGLEKSLSATGNPNVVLVYSLSSAADIENSSIPGRTPALLAASVDGVSRQQGVEYVSPELYLGTRISTANMSEPGMGLVRGVTTAAPLVRDQVQLVEGAWPHAGEVMVGRLVHSKLGANKKDLAIGQQVTFDGRTWTISGHFTAAGSAFESEVWAPLAELQTTLKRQDLSLVAVRMDSPDNVADVDIFCRERIDLELKAVSESVYYASLQKHYKPVRMLGWVVVALIAGSGIFAGLNTMYGAVVGRIRELATLQALGFRRRAILLTLVQEATLLACAGALIACIVGLSLVDGAAVRFTMGAFMLKVDSVGIAVACGVAALLGVVGALPPAVKAMRLPVVEAIKSI from the coding sequence ATGCTTGGACAACGACTACTCCCCTGGGACTACGGTGTGCGGAACTTGTTCCGCCGACCGACGCGAAGTGCGCTCACACTTGGTGGGCTCACGATCGTTGTCTTGTTGGTGCTGGTCGTCGTGGGATTCATTCGTGGGCTGGAAAAATCTCTTTCGGCTACGGGCAATCCCAACGTGGTGCTGGTTTACTCGCTGTCGTCCGCAGCCGATATCGAAAACTCGTCGATCCCCGGGCGGACCCCTGCCCTGCTCGCGGCAAGCGTCGACGGGGTCAGCCGCCAACAAGGAGTTGAATATGTATCACCCGAGTTGTATCTCGGAACACGCATCAGCACGGCCAACATGTCTGAACCGGGAATGGGTCTGGTTCGTGGGGTGACAACCGCTGCACCGCTGGTACGCGACCAAGTCCAATTAGTTGAAGGCGCCTGGCCACATGCAGGCGAAGTGATGGTCGGACGACTGGTTCACTCCAAACTGGGTGCCAACAAGAAAGACCTCGCGATTGGCCAGCAGGTGACGTTCGACGGGCGCACTTGGACGATCAGCGGCCACTTCACCGCTGCGGGTTCTGCCTTCGAATCAGAAGTGTGGGCACCACTGGCCGAATTGCAAACGACACTCAAGCGACAAGACCTCAGCTTGGTAGCGGTCCGAATGGATTCGCCTGACAATGTGGCTGATGTCGATATATTCTGCCGCGAGCGGATCGACTTGGAACTCAAAGCGGTTTCAGAGAGTGTCTACTACGCGAGCCTGCAAAAGCATTACAAACCCGTGCGGATGTTAGGCTGGGTAGTGGTCGCATTGATTGCCGGCTCAGGGATTTTTGCGGGGCTCAACACCATGTACGGCGCTGTCGTGGGTCGCATCCGAGAACTGGCCACGCTTCAAGCATTGGGTTTTCGACGCCGCGCAATTCTCCTGACGCTAGTCCAGGAGGCAACACTGCTCGCCTGTGCGGGAGCGCTCATCGCCTGCATCGTGGGGCTTTCACTGGTTGACGGCGCTGCAGTCCGCTTCACCATGGGCGCCTTCATGCTCAAGGTCGACAGCGTGGGAATTGCCGTCGCCTGTGGCGTGGCGGCCTTGCTGGGTGTCGTCGGTGCGCTCCCTCCCGCTGTCAAGGCAATGCGACTGCCTGTGGTAGAGGCAATCAAATCAATCTAA
- a CDS encoding efflux RND transporter periplasmic adaptor subunit produces MPNNTSQLDLSQLAVNRDKPTGSSLRIKRSWLTRYVLPGGILLGFVCLFAWATRDSFLPAQSITVTPVVVSRAEIKQEGTPLFQAAGWIEPRPTPVVASSLAAGVIQEMLVIEGQHVKKGEPVATLIDTDAKLTLGQAEAQHTLQQAEVRRAEAALAAAKTNFAKPLSLQAALADAETLLSKTELELSNLPYALEAAQTRQELATVNVRRKENAGEAIPGRILREAKAELATAKNAVSELVAREPLLRAQLKSLTQKRDALAENLELLTEETRALAEAEANLAVASARAEQTRLRVETAKLQLDRMIVRSPIAGCVLSLEARPGQWLSGVGSSKSQGSSAVVGLYDPKNLQVRVDVRLEDVPQVIIGQPALIETAVLPSPIDGQVISVTTLADIQKNTLQVKVAVNDPPAVIKPEMLGKVTFLAPPSPISEETTGESPLRLFVPQDLITESEGAASVWIADLTGKTARQKTVTLGHGTTEGGLVEILDGLQPTDKLIVAGRESVTEGARIRIK; encoded by the coding sequence ATGCCAAACAATACCTCTCAACTTGATCTGAGCCAACTGGCAGTCAACCGCGACAAGCCCACGGGCTCGTCGCTACGAATCAAGCGATCATGGTTGACGCGTTACGTGCTGCCTGGGGGAATCCTGCTTGGCTTTGTCTGCCTGTTCGCCTGGGCGACGCGCGACAGCTTTCTGCCGGCTCAGTCGATCACAGTCACTCCGGTGGTGGTCAGCCGTGCGGAGATTAAACAAGAAGGAACACCGTTGTTTCAAGCAGCCGGATGGATCGAACCTCGACCAACGCCGGTCGTGGCTTCGTCTCTCGCCGCGGGAGTGATCCAAGAGATGCTGGTCATCGAGGGGCAACACGTCAAGAAGGGCGAACCAGTCGCCACGTTAATTGATACCGATGCCAAACTGACACTTGGCCAAGCCGAAGCCCAACACACGTTGCAACAAGCGGAAGTCAGGCGGGCAGAGGCAGCCCTCGCTGCCGCAAAAACTAATTTTGCCAAACCGCTGAGTTTGCAGGCCGCGCTTGCCGATGCTGAGACGTTGCTGTCCAAAACCGAGCTCGAACTGAGCAATCTCCCCTACGCACTGGAGGCAGCCCAAACCCGCCAAGAACTCGCTACCGTCAATGTTCGTCGTAAGGAAAACGCAGGAGAGGCGATTCCGGGGCGCATTCTGCGCGAAGCAAAAGCCGAATTGGCGACTGCCAAAAACGCTGTCAGCGAACTCGTGGCCCGGGAGCCGCTGCTTCGCGCGCAACTGAAATCGTTGACTCAGAAACGCGACGCTCTTGCCGAGAATCTTGAACTCTTGACGGAAGAAACTCGTGCCCTGGCAGAAGCGGAAGCGAATCTGGCCGTTGCCTCGGCGCGAGCCGAGCAAACCCGCCTGCGGGTCGAGACGGCCAAGCTACAATTAGATCGTATGATTGTCCGCTCGCCGATCGCCGGTTGCGTACTGAGTCTCGAAGCAAGACCTGGACAATGGCTCTCGGGAGTCGGCTCTTCGAAAAGCCAGGGCTCAAGCGCCGTTGTCGGCCTCTACGATCCGAAAAACTTGCAAGTCCGCGTCGATGTGCGACTCGAGGATGTGCCACAAGTAATCATAGGACAGCCTGCGTTAATCGAAACGGCAGTGCTTCCGTCCCCCATCGACGGCCAAGTCATTTCGGTCACCACGTTGGCCGACATCCAGAAAAACACTTTGCAAGTCAAAGTCGCCGTGAACGATCCTCCGGCAGTCATTAAACCAGAAATGCTCGGCAAAGTAACGTTCCTCGCTCCACCCTCGCCCATTTCTGAGGAAACGACGGGAGAATCACCGCTGAGACTGTTTGTTCCGCAGGATCTGATCACGGAGAGCGAAGGAGCAGCGAGTGTCTGGATAGCGGACCTTACAGGAAAAACAGCTCGACAAAAAACTGTGACACTCGGCCACGGCACAACCGAAGGGGGCTTGGTCGAAATCCTCGACGGCCTGCAACCGACCGACAAATTAATCGTCGCCGGCCGCGAGTCGGTCACCGAAGGAGCACGCATCCGCATCAAATAG
- a CDS encoding ABC transporter ATP-binding protein: MSLVNVTNVTKEYANGEETIRPLDGVSLSVDEGDFVSLMGASGSGKSTLLNLIAGIDQVTSGEIVVAGTDITKLSRGKLADWRARHIGYIFQTHNLIPVLTAYENVELPLLLLPMSGAERRKRVEIALEAVDLTSRATHYPRQMSGGQEQRVGIARAIVANPTVVVADEPTGSLDDETTEQILQLLERVNNELGMTLLLVTHEADVGARAKRRIRLEHGRLLENGKETKATHLRTA; this comes from the coding sequence ATGTCACTAGTCAACGTCACCAACGTCACCAAAGAATACGCCAACGGCGAGGAAACGATCCGTCCCCTCGACGGGGTAAGCCTGTCGGTCGACGAAGGCGACTTCGTCTCGTTGATGGGGGCCAGCGGGTCGGGCAAGAGTACTCTCTTGAATCTCATCGCAGGAATCGACCAAGTCACCTCTGGCGAAATCGTCGTGGCGGGCACCGACATCACCAAACTCTCCCGCGGCAAACTAGCCGACTGGCGCGCCCGTCATATCGGCTACATCTTTCAGACGCACAACCTGATTCCCGTTCTTACGGCCTATGAAAACGTGGAACTACCGCTGTTGCTGCTCCCTATGTCGGGCGCAGAACGCCGCAAGCGAGTTGAAATTGCTCTCGAAGCGGTCGACCTCACCTCCCGAGCGACCCACTATCCCCGCCAAATGTCAGGTGGACAAGAACAGCGAGTTGGCATCGCACGGGCAATCGTTGCCAATCCTACCGTCGTCGTCGCTGACGAACCGACCGGTAGTCTCGACGATGAAACTACCGAACAGATATTGCAACTCTTGGAGCGGGTCAATAACGAACTCGGGATGACGCTGCTCCTTGTTACTCACGAAGCCGATGTAGGAGCACGTGCCAAACGACGGATCCGACTCGAACATGGCCGTCTGCTGGAAAACGGTAAGGAAACCAAGGCCACTCATCTAAGGACGGCATAA
- a CDS encoding ABC transporter permease: MFKFIPYVLKSLWRHRARTLLTVSGTAVALLVFCFIGAVQQGLLALTAGEDAGRTLIVFQENRFCPQSSRLPQDYERTISKMAGVQDVVPIKVFTNNCRASLDSIVFQGIQPEKIKAWRDFDLQSGDFSSFAAQDDAALVGADVATRRDLNVGDKFTIGDVSVVIRGVYQSPVAAENNLIFTQLEFLQRARGANEVGTVTQLEVHLNDSADPETLAKQIDQEFKSGPVATTTRTKGMFQADTLADLAELIGFVHWLGYACVGLVLSLVATTTVMAVQDRIKEHAVLQTLGLRPLRVFSLILTESLLLSTIGGILGVAGSALLLSSSGMSVAAEGVTIAFEPSLALAIQGIVVAVVVGILAGITPGWQASRTEIVPALRHA, encoded by the coding sequence GTGTTCAAATTTATCCCCTATGTCCTGAAAAGCCTCTGGCGACATCGCGCACGCACGCTGCTCACCGTGAGCGGCACGGCAGTCGCTCTGCTGGTGTTCTGCTTCATCGGAGCGGTGCAGCAAGGTTTGCTCGCACTCACTGCTGGAGAAGACGCAGGTCGCACGCTCATCGTGTTCCAGGAAAACCGATTCTGTCCGCAGAGTAGCCGACTGCCCCAAGACTATGAACGTACGATCTCAAAAATGGCGGGCGTCCAAGACGTGGTGCCGATCAAGGTATTCACCAACAACTGCCGTGCGAGCCTCGACTCGATCGTCTTTCAGGGAATTCAGCCCGAGAAGATTAAGGCGTGGCGCGACTTCGACTTGCAGTCCGGTGACTTTTCCTCGTTCGCAGCTCAAGATGATGCGGCTCTGGTCGGAGCAGACGTGGCCACCCGGCGCGACCTGAACGTAGGAGACAAGTTCACGATCGGCGATGTGTCGGTCGTCATCCGTGGCGTGTATCAATCACCCGTAGCCGCTGAGAACAATCTCATCTTCACGCAACTCGAATTTCTCCAGCGTGCCCGGGGTGCCAACGAAGTCGGCACGGTCACCCAACTGGAAGTACATCTCAACGACTCGGCCGATCCTGAGACACTTGCTAAACAAATCGATCAAGAATTCAAATCCGGCCCCGTGGCGACCACCACTCGTACAAAGGGGATGTTTCAAGCTGACACGCTCGCCGATCTGGCAGAACTGATCGGCTTTGTCCACTGGCTCGGCTACGCCTGTGTGGGACTGGTTCTGTCGCTCGTGGCCACCACCACAGTGATGGCCGTCCAAGACCGCATCAAGGAACACGCGGTCCTCCAGACATTGGGCTTGCGTCCGCTGCGCGTGTTCAGCTTGATCCTCACCGAGAGTCTACTCTTGAGTACGATAGGAGGCATCCTTGGAGTTGCCGGTAGTGCCTTGCTATTGTCGTCTTCCGGCATGTCAGTCGCTGCTGAAGGGGTAACGATCGCATTTGAACCATCGCTTGCCCTCGCCATTCAAGGTATCGTAGTAGCCGTTGTGGTCGGTATCCTCGCAGGCATCACCCCTGGCTGGCAAGCTTCAAGAACAGAAATTGTACCAGCTCTGAGGCACGCTTAA
- a CDS encoding heavy metal translocating P-type ATPase produces MLNSSNNTPTTDSSADIRLRITGMDCAEEVTLLKRELGPLVGDTDRLQFDIFNRKLTIRQGTPTVSPDAMIAAVTKTGMNAETWNDEPTGAGDGHDHASRSRTILTVFSGVFGLGGLLTHAWLEGGFTNALGSEGMGLNTSVPLPAIALYVAGIIAGVWYVAPRALHSAKRMMPDMNLLMFIAVCGAALIGEWFEAVTVSFLFSLSLLLESWSVGRARRAIAALMDLAPVQARVRNEQGNDIEVTPNEVAIGQLFYVRPGEKIPLDGTIQAGFSAVNQAPITGESAPLTKGPDDQVFAGTINGDGSLEVACTKPANDTTLAHIIQLVEEAQSNRAPSEQWVEKFARYYTPIVMLMAALVMIVPPLFFGGEWSDWFYRSLVLLVIACPCALVISTPVSIVSALTSAARNGVLVKGGVFMEAPAHLKAIAMDKTGTLTEGKPTVVDIVPLGEHDEEELLIRAASLETQSDHPLARAIVEAANERNVQLMPVADFQIIQGKGAQGILNHRQYWIGSHRYLEERDQETPEVHEQLEAMQQAGRSVVVIGNDNHVCGFITLADTLRPSVKQTLKDLHSTGIEHVVMLTGDNHGTAEAIASEAGIDEVHAELLPEDKVDLVGKLVDKYGHVAMVGDGVNDAPALARASLGIAMGAAGSDAAIETADIALLADNLTKLPWLIKHSKKTLGIIHQNIGCSLAVKAIFMILTFVGFASLWAAIAADMGASLLVIANGLRLLRDHD; encoded by the coding sequence ATGCTTAATTCATCAAACAACACACCAACTACCGACTCCTCCGCAGACATTCGTCTGCGGATCACCGGCATGGATTGCGCCGAAGAGGTAACGCTTCTTAAACGCGAGTTGGGGCCTTTGGTTGGTGACACGGATCGACTCCAGTTCGACATCTTCAATCGCAAGCTGACGATTCGTCAAGGAACCCCCACGGTTTCGCCAGATGCAATGATCGCGGCTGTCACCAAGACTGGCATGAACGCCGAGACGTGGAATGATGAACCGACGGGAGCTGGTGATGGCCACGATCACGCCAGCCGGTCGCGCACTATTCTTACGGTTTTTTCGGGAGTATTCGGCTTAGGCGGTCTGTTAACACACGCCTGGCTGGAGGGTGGGTTTACCAACGCCCTCGGCTCTGAAGGGATGGGACTTAACACGAGTGTTCCGCTGCCAGCTATTGCACTTTACGTGGCTGGAATCATAGCGGGGGTTTGGTATGTCGCCCCGCGCGCCCTGCATTCGGCCAAGCGGATGATGCCGGACATGAATCTGCTGATGTTCATCGCCGTCTGCGGGGCCGCCTTGATTGGGGAGTGGTTCGAAGCGGTAACCGTCTCGTTCCTCTTTTCGCTCTCGCTGCTCTTGGAATCATGGAGCGTTGGCAGAGCACGGCGAGCGATTGCCGCCTTGATGGATCTCGCTCCGGTCCAGGCCCGCGTACGTAATGAACAAGGAAACGACATTGAAGTCACCCCCAACGAAGTCGCCATTGGACAACTGTTCTATGTACGTCCCGGCGAAAAGATCCCGTTGGACGGCACTATCCAAGCCGGCTTTTCTGCGGTCAACCAGGCACCGATCACCGGCGAAAGTGCACCGCTGACCAAAGGGCCAGACGATCAAGTCTTTGCCGGCACGATCAACGGTGATGGCTCTCTGGAAGTTGCCTGCACCAAACCAGCCAACGACACCACTCTGGCCCACATCATTCAGTTGGTCGAGGAAGCTCAATCGAATCGTGCCCCTTCCGAGCAATGGGTTGAGAAATTCGCCCGTTACTACACGCCAATCGTCATGCTAATGGCGGCGCTCGTCATGATTGTGCCGCCACTATTTTTTGGCGGTGAGTGGAGCGATTGGTTTTATCGCTCCCTAGTCCTCTTGGTCATTGCCTGCCCTTGTGCGTTGGTCATCTCAACGCCGGTGAGTATCGTATCTGCTTTGACCTCCGCTGCACGCAACGGTGTATTGGTCAAAGGGGGTGTCTTCATGGAGGCCCCCGCGCACCTCAAGGCCATCGCTATGGACAAGACGGGAACCTTGACCGAAGGAAAACCCACGGTCGTGGATATCGTGCCACTGGGCGAACACGACGAGGAAGAACTCCTCATTCGAGCGGCTTCCTTGGAAACACAGAGTGACCACCCGCTGGCAAGGGCAATCGTCGAGGCCGCTAACGAACGAAATGTGCAACTGATGCCTGTTGCTGATTTTCAGATCATCCAGGGCAAAGGTGCCCAAGGAATTTTGAACCATAGGCAGTACTGGATTGGTTCGCATCGCTACTTGGAAGAACGCGATCAAGAGACGCCTGAAGTTCACGAACAACTCGAAGCAATGCAGCAAGCGGGGCGATCGGTCGTCGTCATCGGCAACGACAACCATGTTTGCGGATTCATCACTTTGGCAGACACACTGCGACCTTCAGTAAAGCAAACCCTAAAAGACTTGCACTCCACCGGCATTGAGCACGTTGTAATGCTCACTGGCGACAACCACGGCACAGCCGAAGCAATTGCCTCGGAAGCCGGCATCGATGAAGTCCATGCTGAGCTTTTGCCCGAGGACAAAGTAGACCTCGTCGGCAAGTTAGTCGACAAATATGGCCACGTCGCGATGGTTGGTGACGGCGTGAACGACGCCCCGGCATTGGCCCGCGCGTCGCTTGGCATCGCCATGGGCGCTGCCGGCAGCGACGCCGCCATTGAGACGGCCGACATCGCCCTCTTGGCCGACAACCTCACCAAACTCCCGTGGCTGATCAAGCACTCAAAAAAGACACTTGGAATTATTCACCAAAACATCGGTTGCTCACTCGCGGTCAAAGCGATCTTCATGATCCTCACGTTTGTTGGATTCGCTTCCCTGTGGGCCGCCATTGCTGCGGACATGGGTGCCTCACTTTTGGTGATAGCCAATGGACTCCGTTTGCTGAGAGATCACGATTAA